A portion of the Pan troglodytes isolate AG18354 chromosome 10, NHGRI_mPanTro3-v2.0_pri, whole genome shotgun sequence genome contains these proteins:
- the LOC452254 gene encoding LOW QUALITY PROTEIN: disintegrin and metalloproteinase domain-containing protein 1-like (The sequence of the model RefSeq protein was modified relative to this genomic sequence to represent the inferred CDS: inserted 1 base in 1 codon) — protein sequence MSLVALLKDSANILXLWKNQVALEEAKIKFQTWAPQKWNLRLGLVPGPSCIRLEILMLLVIFVPSMYCHLGSIYYSFYEIIIPKRLTVQGGDIPVEGLSYLLLMQGQKHLVHLKVKRNHFVNNFPVYSYHNGLLGQESPFISHDCHYEGYIEGVSGSFVSVNICAGLRGILIKEEKSYSSEPMDSSRRFEHVLYTMAHQARVSCGVTSRDSHVVSTSWQQGSRKPHDLQALSYLWSHKKYVEMFVVVNNQRFQMWGSNVNETVQTVVDVIALANSFTRGINTEVVLAGMEIWTEGDLIDVTVDLQITLRNFNHWRQEMLFHRAKHDVAHMIVGHHPGQNMGQAFLSGACSSGFVAAVESFHHEDALLFAALMAHELGHNLGIQHDHSACFCKDKHFCLMHENITKESGFSNCSSDYYYQFLREHKGACLFNKPWPRGRKRRDSACGNGVVEDTEQCDCGSACHLDPCCDATCTLKENVECSHGLCCLGCTFRRKGFLCRPTQDDCDLPEYCDGSSAECPADSYKQDGTLYDRIHYCSGGQCKNPDNQCVNIYGYPARSAPEDCYISINTRGDRFGNCGRPTEDQQTYVICSGDNVFCGKLICTGVQSLPRVKAQHTVIQVPHDNDWCWSMDAHNITDIPDDGDVRVGTSCAPNKVCMDHSCVHHSILLYDCRTEESCHGKGVCNNLRHCHCEFGFAPPDCKNPGNGGSVDSGPPGMQVTNNNESGIEGSARVQRQRQDLDYKLIVFLVPLFLVLLLCTPLTMSYLCSEVQTAVAEVEESSTETTLESELTSADKIPTAEEILPPDEEAPPPGEEAPPPAEAPPPAEAPPPEAAPPPEAAPAPEAAALPPEPPLAPQAPPPEAAPQPEAPPTPQAPRPEAPPAPQAPPPEAPPAQ from the exons ATGTCACTGGTGGCATTATTAAAAGACTCTGCCAACATCC CTTTATGGAAAAACCAAGTGGCCTTGGAAGAGGCTAAGATAAAGTTTCAAACTTGGGCTCCACAGAAGTGGAACTTAAGGCTGGGGCTAGTACCAGGACCTTCATGTATCAGGTTAGAGATTTTGATGCTTTTGGTGATTTTTGTGCCAAGCATGTACTGTCACCTGGGATCAATCTATTACTCTTTCTATGAAATAATTATTCCAAAGAGGCTGACAGTCCAGGGAGGAGATATCCCAGTGGAAGGACTGTCCTACTTGTTACTTATGCAAGGCCAGAAGCACCTGGTTCATCTGAAGGTGAAGAGAAACCATTTTGTGAATAACTTTCCAGTCTACAGTTACCACAATGGCCTCCTGGGGCAAGAATCGCCTTTCATCTCACATGACTGCCACTATGAAGGCTACATAGAAGGAGTGTCAGGTTCTTTTGTTTCTGTCAACATCTGTGCAGGTCTCAGGGGCATCCTGATTAAGGAGGAAAAATCTTACAGCAGTGAGCCCATGGACTCTTCAAGACGGTTTGAACATGTGTTATACACCATGGCACATCAAGCGCGAGTCTCCTGTGGTGTCACTTCCAGAGACAGCCATGTGGTGTCTACTAGCTGGCAACAAGGGAGCAGGAAGCCTCATGATCTACAGGCGCTGTCCTACTTGTGGTCACACAAAAAGTACGTGGAAATGTTTGTCGTGGTCAACAACCAGCGGTTCCAGATGTGGGGCAGTAACGTCAATGAGACGGTCCAGACAGTAGTGGATGTCATTGCTCTGGCCAACAGCTTCACTAGGGGAATAAACACAGAGGTGGTGCTGGCTGGAATGGAGATTTGGACCGAGGGGGACCTAATAGATGTCACAGTGGACTTGCAAATCACACTCAGGAATTTCAATCACTGGAGACAAGAGATGCTCTTCCATCGCGCAAAACACGATGTTGCCCACATGATCGTTGGGCATCACCCTGGACAGAATATGGGCCAGGCCTTTCTCAGTGGTGCCTGCTCAAGCGGTTTTGTGGCAGCTGTTGAATCCTTCCATCATGAAGATGCGCTGTTGTTTGCAGCCCTGATGGCCCATGAGCTCGGGCACAACCTGGGTATTCAGCACGACCACTCGGCCTGCTTTTGTAAAGATAAGCACTTTTGCCTCATGCATGAAAATATCACAAAAGAAAGTGGCTTCAGCAACTGCAGCTCTGACTACTACTACCAGTTCCTTCGAGAACACAAAGGGGCCTGCCTATTTAACAAGCCATGGCCCAGGGGCCGCAAGCGTAGGGATTCTGCCTGTGGAAATGGTGTGGTGGAGGACACAGAGCAGTGTGACTGTGGTTCTGCCTGTCACCTCGACCCATGCTGTGATGCCACATGTACTCTGAAGGAGAATGTTGAGTGCAGCCATGGCCTCTGCTGTCTGGGCTGCACTTTCAGAAGGAAGGGGTTTTTATGCCGTCCTACTCAGGATGATTGTGACCTCCCAGAATATTGTGACGGTAGCTCTGCAGAATGCCCTGCAGACAGCTACAAGCAAGATGGCACGTTGTATGATAGAATTCACTATTGCTCTGGGGGTCAGTGTAAGAACCCTGATAACcaatgtgtgaatatatatggGTACCCTGCAAGATCTGCCCCGGAAGACTGTTACATTTCAATAAATACCAGAGGAGACCGGTTTGGAAACTGTGGCCGTCCCACTGAGGATCAGCAAACATATGTTATATGTTCAGGTGATAATGTATTTTGTGGGAAACTCATATGTACAGGTGTTCAATCCTTACCACGAGTCAAAGCTCAACATACAGTGATCCAGGTCCCTCATGACAATGACTGGTGCTGGAGCATGGATGCCCATAACATTACTGATATCCCTGATGATGGAGATGTGCGCGTCGGCACTTCTTGTGCCCCAAACAAAGTCTGCATGGATCACTCCTGTGTTCATCACTCCATACTCCTGTATGACTGCAGAACAGAGGAATCGTGTCATGGGAAAGGTGTTTGTAACAATTTAAGGCACTGCCATTGTGAGTTTGGTTTTGCTCCTCCTGACTGCAAAAATCCAGGAAATGGAGGCAGTGTGGACAGTGGTCCCCCAGGAATGCAAGTTACTAACAACAATGAAAGTGGTATTGAAGGTAGTGCTCGTGTTCAACGTCAGAGACAAGACCTAGACTATAAACTGATAGTGTTCCTGGTCCCTTTGTTTCTTGTACTTTTATTGTGCACTCCACTTACAATGTCTTACCTCTGCTCTGAAGTTCAGACAGCAGTGGCTGAAGTAGAGGAGTCATCAACGGAGACAACATTGGAATCAGAGCTGACTTCAGCAGATAAGATCCCAACAGCAGAGGAAATCCTACCACCAGATGAGGAGGCCCCACCACCAGGAGAGGAAGCTCCACCACCAGCAGAGGCCCCACCACCAGCAGAGGCCCCACCACCAGAGGCTGCCCCGCCACCAGAGGCTGCCCCAGCACCAGAGGCTGCTGCCCTGCCACCAGAGCCTCCCCTTGCGCCACAGGCCCCGCCACCAGAGGCTGCCCCCCAACCAGAGGCTCCCCCCACGCCACAGGCCCCACGACCAGAGGCTCCCCCAGCACCACAGGCCCCACCACCAGAGGCCCCACCAGCACAGTAG